The DNA sequence cccctgggtgtatatattgatttatttatttttttactacAGTCTGTTTCGGATTTCGTTTAGCTGCCATTTCTTCAAACAGcaaacagacatacatgtaggtctatacACAAAcggacatacatgtaggtctatacACAAACGGACATATATGTAGGTCTATACACAAACGGACATACATGTAAGTCTATACAcaaacagacatacatgtaggtctatacACATACATTGTGTGTGTGGATACTGTACTAACGTTCTGGTACAGACTTGTTTACAGATAACGTCCGTCATCATTCTACTGTTGGTTACgcactataatgatttttgccaTCTCATTCTACATCGATTCCTCCAGTGATTGAATAATCCTTGTGGTTAATGCACACTCGGGAAAGATCAACACTGTGGATAAGACATTACGGTAAAACTAACAGTATTCTAGCCGTTATTGAAGATCGTTCATTAAAAGGTCGAGCAAtttgatttcattcatatgtctgACATTTATGTAGAAAGTTTGACGGACAGGTAAATTAGGAAGGACAGCAGTTCCGGAAGTGTGACAGACgtcatacatgtagcaatggTTAATTACGTCATATACACTCCTAACTTGCTACAATATCAAATTGATACGCACTTCACACATTTTAAagcaaagacaataaatacagtCTCCATTGATTGTTAATTACAAGAGTGAAATTGAACGGGTATCTATTTGTCACCTATAGGGCTTAGTATACGTTGTCTTGCTGCGTCGTTGGTTTATTACTGATGTCTGACCGTCACGTGACCGGTATATCGCGTGCTTGGCCGTCGTTTGACTTTTGTTGTTGATCGTTCTGTGACATTCACTGACTGACATGCGACATTTATTGACCGGCCTCAGATATTGGGGATTAATGTTCCGTTGGTTAATCGTTTTATGAGAAGAATGTGTTATTTGCCAATGTCATGAATCAGAAATTGAAGGATGAACAGTAAGGGTCTTATGGAATTTGGCATATGCGGGTCATATTGGATGGACATGACCAATggaaaaaacaacacaaacttAGTCTGGAGATGACCAATGGGAAATAACAGACTTAGGCCGGACATGACTAATGGGAAATAACAACACAAACTTAGGCTGGACATGACCAATGGGAAATAACAGACTTAAAGGCTGGGCATGACTAATGGGAAATAACAACACAAACTTAGGCGGGGTATGACCAATGGGAAATAACAACACAAACTTAGGTTGGGCATGACCAATGGGAAATAACCGACTTAGGCTGGGTATGACTAATGGGAAATAACAACACAAACTTAGGCTAGACATGACCAATGGGAAATAACAGACTTAGGCTGGGCATGACTAATGGGAAATAACAACACAAACTTAGGCTGGGTATGACCAATGGGAAATAACAACACAAACTTAGGATGGACATGACCAAAGGGAAATAACAGACTTAGGCTGGACATGACTAATGGGAAATAACAACACAAACTTAGGCTGGGCATGACCAATGGGAAATAACAACATAAACTTAGGCTGGGTATGACCAATGGGAAATAACAACACAAACTTAGGCTGGGTATGACCAATGGGAAATAACAACACAAACTTAGGCTGGGCATGACCAATGGGAAATAACAACATAAACTTAGGCTGGGTATGACCAATGGGAAATAACAACACAAACTTAGGTTGGGCATGACCAATGGGAAATAACAGACTTAGGCTGGGTATGACTAATGGGAAATAACAACACAAACTTAGGCTAGACATGACCAATGGGAAATAACAGACTTAGGCTGGGCATGACTAATGGGAAATAACAACACAAACTTAGGCTGGGTATGACCAATGGGAAATAACAACACAAACTTAGGATGGACATGACCAAAGGGAAATAACAGACTTAGGCTGGGCATGACTAATGGGAAATAACAACACAAACTTAGGATGGACATGACCAAAGGGAAATAACAGACTTAGGCTGGACATGACTAATGGGAAATAACAACACAAACTTAGGCTAGACATGACCAATGGGAAATAACAGACTTAGGCTGGGCATGACTAATGGGAAATAACAACACAAACTTAGGCTGGACATGACCAATGGGAAATAACAGACTTAGGTTGGGCATGACTAATGGGAAATAACAACACAAACTTAGGCTGGGTATGACCAATGGGAAATAACAACACAAACTTAGGTTGGGCATGACCAATGGGAAATAACAGACTTAGGCTGGGTATGACTAATGGGAAATAACAACACAAACTTAGGCTAGACATGACCAATGGGAAATAACAACACAAACTTAGGATGGACATGACCAAAGGGAAATAACAGACTTAGGCTGGGCATGACTAATGGGAAATAACAACACAAACTTAGGATGGACATGACCAAAGGGAAATAACAGACTTAGGCTGGACATGACTAATGGGAAATAACAACACAAACTTAGGCTAGACATGACCAATGGGAAATAACAGACTTAGGCTGGGCATGACTAATGGGAAATAACAACACAAACTTAGGCTGGACATGACCAATGGGAAATAACAGACTTAGGCTGGGCATGACTAATGGGAAATAACAACACAAACTTAGGCTGGGTATGACCAATGGGAAATAACAACACAAACTTAGGCGGGTATGACCAATGGGAAATAACAACACAAACTTAGGCTGGGCATGACCAATGGGAAATAACAACATAAACTTAGGCTGGGTATGACCAATGGGAAATAACAACACAAACTTAGGCTGGGCATGACCAATGGGAAATAACAACATAAACTTAGGAATGACATATTATCGTTCTACTTTTTTCCCTCACGATGAACTGATTATATGCTGAATTGATACGAATGGTGTTTTACTGTTAAGAGGGCTGAACATATGGGGGCAGTTTTAGATACATTCAGGTTAACGTAACACCATTTATAAAGTttgtttaacaagatttttttcttatctTTGCAGTCCTATAAATGACAACACATGGACATGTAAAGACAGGCAGTCATCATTATATTGATGTGAGTCAATCAATGCTCAATGTTCTAGTCGTCCCATCATGTACAGAGTGTCACAAGAAACATTCATTCATTTCATTCACTACCTTCTTATTGCACTTTAAACGACTCAGAAAATATGGATGACATCTGAAAAAGTACGATTGTGTGCCTTATCCATACTCATAAACTGATAATCTATATTTCCTAtctgtgtttgaaaataaaaaaagtcaCATATTTTTACAAACTGTGCTCATAATAATCTTTAGATCTGTAATTATCCATCGAGTTAATTCGGGGTTAATATTTTCTAGCGACAGGTGGAAGACGTGCAATAGATATGTCGCATAATCTTAAATAATGTGCATGTAGTATCTATATAAAGGTGGAGAAATTCAGAGGTATCGgtaatatatatgattttatattcataatatgttaatgataatatttcatataaattattttattttgtcatatTTACATCCGATAAACACTTTAGTCATATTGAAACATCCGATAAACACTTTAGTCATATTGAAACATCCGATAAACACTTAGTCATATTGAAACACCTGGTAAACACTTTAGTCATATTGAAACACCCGGTAAACACTTAGTTGTATTGAATCATTCGATAAACAATTAGTCATATTTACATCCGATAAATACTTAGTCATATTGAAACATCTGGTAAACACTTAGTCATATTGAAACATCTGGTAAACAGTTAGTTTTGAGCCATGATTTGATTCTGTCGATCTTGGTGATAAATAGTCTAGCTGATTACCCTGGAATGTCACCCGCTCTTtgacatattgtttatttccttGTCGTCTGCGATTCGTCTTTTGTTCCCCTCGTGACTTGCACGTTACTACTTTCTCAAACGTTTGAACAATACTGTCTTGTTCATCCTTACATGTGCAATGTATaggagaggtgaagataacgaacagtgatcaaatctcatagctcctatcataagcaatacaaaatagagagttgggcaaacacagacccctggatgtaCATACCAGAAATGGGATCCATTTGCTTAACTCCTTTAAGGGTATTTTTAATGCCCTGATTACATCTGACAATCCAATAGATAACTGActgagctatatttttaatgtgAGAACTTGAACAAAATTCTGCTTTTGCAAATTGTTCGAAATTTGCAGTATTTcatttatatagtaattattTTTGAAGAAAGTTAGcagtttatatcaaatatgcCCATTTTAAGTTTTTGAGGTAATTTCACCTTTAAGTGACGTCGTACATATACCATTATGAGTTCAAAGTAAAGGACACtttaaaattattgatttcCTTTAGATATAGTTTAATCTaaattaataatgaaataacaaatatataagcTGCCCCCTATTTAAAGGTGTCAGACATGCATAAACAGAATTGCATGTCAACTTTAGAAAATCGCACATTTACGTTGAATACCAAGatgaaaatacataaaactGGTTAGGATGATAAAAGTACAGTCTGAAAATGCTTTTAAAtatgaatatgtataaattgGTTATCAGGAATAGACAAACGCTGGagaaaataccagcataggagttattgcccttggcaTCAGAATATTATAGATCCTTGATTGTTTATAGaaaatctaaaatattttcagtaTCTTGTAGTTTacctttttattattattattattgttccCAGTGATTGATTTCCTATTAAAGACATGTTTCTATtatgcacaaagtttaattaattaaagattttgaataaatttatgGCAACACATGAAGGTGGAGTtaccttaaaatatttttttatcaaCAAAAGAAATGGATGCATGCATGTTTAATGATTCCACTTTTTGAGATAAAGCAAACCTACACGTGTTGATTTGTAAaagatttatttaattattCTCTAAGAAGTAAAATAATTCCTAAAATGTTTAATCAATACCAAAGCTTTTTAAAATGTCCAAATTCTTATTACATTGAATTTGTAAGATTACACGGGAGTGAAGCAAAAATGGAGGAATGATTAAAAGTGGgtttttcaaagtaaaatgtatttttgatcattcattttaacaaatttctTGGCTAGCAAAGTATTATCTTCTCGGGTTAGATCCTCGAGAATATTGATACCGTATTTCTTGTTTTACAGCAATAATCACTAATATTCGTGGGGGCCTAATTTTAGTTGCATTCGCTGTATTTTCTCCGATCACGAGGAATCCAAGATATAGTAATCGCACAATGATCACAGTTTACAAGAACAATCAAATATACAACCAGGATTCCATAAAGAACAGTTTGTTGCAAGAAAATCTTGAGACTGTTGTTTATAATAAATAAGGGATAAATATGATTGACACTCGGCTTTTCATTACAAAAGCATGTCATCTGTCATAACTTCTTCAACAGTACATGcaacttttaaaacaaaaattacgtTATAAAAGCATTGAATGagtttttgatttttgataGAATCGATGAAGTTTTTTTGTATAgatgaagttttatttcaaattatttacaataaacaaaaatataatctGGACAATTCATTCCATGAAAGTTCACGTTATTGCACCATTAAATTGTTGGGGTACCATCCGTTAATTAGTTCACCCTTTCTCTGGGTTCGCTTCGTTTGCCTCGTCTATAGTCATCCTGTTGGCCCTAGTAACGGGAGCTGCATGGATAATAATGTCCTCTAATTGCTCTTGAGTCAAACTAAAGGGAGACAAATCGTGATCCGACATTTGTCGCCGGAGAATTTTTTGATGGCGAGTCCTTGCGTTCATGATAGGTTGATCGGAACGCGTCACGCCGTCTTCATTATTTATCGTAGGAAGTTCTTGTAAGGTGATAATTTGATGGTCTGAAGATGACGTAGAGGGGATTTCGTGTTGAATCTGTTGCACCGGGATTCTTTGCACATGCGCGTTCGTTGGTGGTTTGTGAGAGGCGTTGGTGTGTGTGTTGTCGCGCTGTTTTGCGGGTGATGCTGGGGGCTTGACACGCTGTTCCTCTGTTTTGTCTGGTTCACGTTTCTCGTTATCCGTTTCTTTGATCTTGTAGAATTCATCTACATAAAGATAAATGAACCAGTGTATTGTATCTGATCTTTACCATAGGGAGTGACTGTACGCTCCTGGCAGTCTAGACGAGGTACATAGAGTCTGCATCATCTACTACTCAACACAATCCAATACAGTTCTATGCATTTGCTAAATATGAGTTAAGAATTCCTTTGCCTTAAAATTCATATCCAACAATTTTATAAACTTCTCACTTTTGTTGTGTTTTCTGCTATGACAATACATTGTActtgatataaaataatttgtgcacctacatgtaatatgataGTAAACCAtgttacaacagtataaaatcacGCATTTACTATAGTGATGAGTAAGTGTGAACTTCCACGAACCATTTCAAATTTACCGTATAACATGGTCTACCAATTAAATCATCCTTGTACTTTAAATATAATGACGTGTAAGACCTTCCTTGTCAAACCATTTCATTGTACAAAGACAACGTCATCTAAACTAATTAAGGCATCACATTACAAATGAGACTAGAATATTAGCATTCAGACGGAACTGTTTTACTTTCAAATTCGTGTTTTTGGTCCCGTCAAACTTAAAATTTTGCTTTAACGTACCAATAAGCTTTAAACCTTTCtcggttgattgattgattaattgtatattgtttgacgtcccttgctagaatttgtcactcatggagacgtcaacattgccggtgcagagctgcaaaatttaggcctattctcggcgtttatggccttcgagcagtgagggatctttatcgtgccacacctgttgtgacgcGGTACCTCGGCTTTTgtggtatcatccgaaggaccgccccatttagtcgcctcttacgacaagtaaggggtactgagcacctattctaacccggatcatttcaaataatttgtctttaatcaaatatttatgtacatgaaatCAAAAGAGAGtcaatttcttaattttacTAAAATTTAGTGGAAATGCTTGGAATgttcagaaaacaaaaacagcATTGCACAAGCAAAATAGATCTGTTCTATCATTCGATATTGTATATAAACTTAAGGAGGGAACAATAATAGCATTGCGCCTGCTATTCAATCCTGTTCATTAGTGTAATGTGTTTtgcatgaataaaatatttcttacaaTAAATAGAGCCCCTATCATCTATTATAGTTCTTTACTTTTGATGATTGTGTAAATATTTTCTCTACTTCATTATCATATAAAAAAGTTGTGGACACTCGTTCCCATCGATTTTGTAAAGCGATAATCTTAGATAAACATTTAAATGTTGTACTAGGCTGTTCTTGAGAGACGCTGATCCCTAGGATAGGAAATACAACTACACGCCACATCTATAATGCAACTTTGGTGAATCTTGAGATATGTTGATGAATGACTATGCCTCTTGGTTGTATTGGTTTATTTTATGAGTATTTTCTTTACACACCttaatgatatgtttcataTCTCATTCAGTATTATATTGCTTCGCTTGGACGTAATGGTTTTTTAACACACAATGTTTGGTTAATTTGTCCAAGATTTACatcaatttacat is a window from the Ostrea edulis chromosome 5, xbOstEdul1.1, whole genome shotgun sequence genome containing:
- the LOC125651596 gene encoding uncharacterized protein LOC125651596; translation: MHAVYAGGSTPTPSPRVHRKQFGYGRPVMPGYSFPHKQSPLHHKSASKDSDDSSSKETNFRESIPAMCTAVAFTCLICNILVPGLGTFLAGLSVLCGSKMRLKDNTKSKVVLVNCWVAFLQLFTTIFFLLGWIWSIVWGTLFLSYSDEFYKIKETDNEKREPDKTEEQRVKPPASPAKQRDNTHTNASHKPPTNAHVQRIPVQQIQHEIPSTSSSDHQIITLQELPTINNEDGVTRSDQPIMNARTRHQKILRRQMSDHDLSPFSLTQEQLEDIIIHAAPVTRANRMTIDEANEANPEKG